Proteins encoded in a region of the Zunongwangia endophytica genome:
- a CDS encoding pectate lyase family protein yields MNVKKYIRLTFKLTFIVLVTLNLACKAQQNTERDEAFKTLKVDLDFDGRRLKEVNDPLYESWIVGEGKRLSRSFGKTTIILEGNFRSSWYKAGIQAPNYAQLVSDGLISSGSLTMTISGLENGTHSLLTFHNTFDSPESRSFAPVNIVVNDKKVRTVEPSNRTDATVNSAMAYLKFEVEKNKPTIIRFEADDFEAIDKTIVLNGFELDGQNMMNQSRSPQPENADEHVVVENNLILEWDSPEGIENHKIFFGIDKNLVLNATEESEEFKGSFKEKSYEVSNLYSMQTYYWRVDEVDENGDVTRGEVWSFKPAQLAFPGAEGYGRFAIGGRGGKVVEVSNLKDKGEGSLRYAVEEMKGPRTIVFNVSGNIELKSRLVVSDPYVTIAGQTAPGNGITLSRAPIGLTGNDGITRFLRVRIGAGRTYDGMGLTGANHSIIDHSSISWTIDESFSSRGAHNITLQRTLIAEALNVAGHGKYEEGKMHGYAATIGGDIGSFHHNLLAHNYGRNWSLGGGLDGDGYYAGRLDIRNNVVYNWGHRTTDGGAHEVNFVNNYYKPGEATDLFYALTMDHEGVGLGSQKAFFKGNIMPGHFDLKNQEEGRRSIISNNEIVNYETFVEEPFFPSFVETQPAKLAYKLVVSDVGSNLPLDNHDKRIIKETIEGTYKYKGSKSGIAGMIDTEKDAEGWEDYPEEHRGDDWDTDHDGLPNWWEKAKGLNINSNQGDFSDANNDENGDGYTELENYLNWLAEPHYILQANEKLEIPIKNLFQGFINSPEYSISGNCATLENNDTLSFESGENGFKEIVVSVKDDHGDTMNRTINIYIQ; encoded by the coding sequence ATGAATGTAAAAAAATATATAAGGTTAACTTTTAAGCTTACTTTCATAGTATTGGTTACTTTAAATCTCGCCTGCAAGGCACAGCAAAATACAGAACGAGATGAAGCTTTTAAAACGTTAAAGGTTGATCTTGATTTTGATGGTAGACGACTAAAGGAAGTTAATGATCCTCTATACGAGTCCTGGATTGTTGGAGAAGGGAAACGTTTGAGTAGATCTTTTGGGAAAACCACTATTATACTTGAGGGTAATTTTCGATCCAGTTGGTATAAAGCCGGTATTCAAGCTCCTAATTATGCGCAGTTAGTTAGTGATGGCTTAATTTCTTCAGGTTCATTGACTATGACAATTTCTGGTTTGGAAAATGGTACTCACTCTCTGCTTACGTTTCATAACACATTTGACAGCCCCGAATCAAGAAGTTTTGCACCTGTCAACATTGTGGTAAATGATAAAAAAGTAAGAACAGTAGAGCCATCAAATCGAACTGATGCCACTGTTAATTCAGCCATGGCTTATTTAAAATTTGAGGTTGAAAAGAATAAACCAACCATTATTCGTTTTGAAGCTGATGATTTTGAAGCTATTGATAAAACTATTGTTTTAAATGGGTTTGAACTGGATGGTCAGAATATGATGAATCAGTCCCGTAGTCCACAACCAGAAAATGCTGATGAACATGTTGTAGTTGAAAATAACCTTATTTTAGAATGGGACTCTCCGGAAGGTATAGAAAATCATAAAATATTTTTTGGAATAGATAAAAATCTAGTATTAAATGCCACTGAAGAGTCAGAAGAATTTAAAGGTAGCTTTAAGGAAAAAAGCTATGAGGTATCAAATCTTTATTCAATGCAAACGTATTATTGGAGAGTTGATGAAGTTGATGAGAATGGGGATGTTACGCGGGGCGAAGTCTGGTCTTTTAAACCTGCACAGCTGGCTTTCCCCGGAGCAGAAGGATATGGAAGATTTGCAATTGGAGGGCGAGGAGGAAAAGTCGTGGAGGTTTCAAATTTAAAGGATAAAGGAGAAGGAAGTTTACGTTATGCAGTAGAAGAAATGAAAGGACCGAGAACCATTGTGTTTAATGTTTCGGGTAATATCGAATTGAAATCCAGATTAGTGGTGAGTGATCCCTACGTAACAATTGCAGGACAAACAGCTCCAGGCAATGGTATTACATTATCTCGAGCACCTATAGGACTTACTGGTAATGATGGAATCACAAGATTTTTGAGGGTAAGAATTGGGGCAGGAAGAACTTATGATGGTATGGGACTAACCGGAGCAAATCATAGTATAATCGATCATAGCTCTATAAGCTGGACTATTGATGAATCTTTCAGTTCAAGAGGTGCACATAATATCACTCTACAACGAACTTTGATTGCAGAAGCCTTAAATGTAGCAGGTCATGGTAAATATGAAGAAGGCAAAATGCATGGTTATGCAGCAACTATAGGTGGTGATATTGGTAGTTTTCATCATAATCTTTTAGCCCATAATTATGGTCGAAATTGGAGTTTAGGTGGTGGATTGGATGGTGATGGCTATTATGCCGGAAGATTGGATATAAGGAATAACGTCGTCTACAACTGGGGACACAGAACCACAGATGGCGGGGCGCACGAAGTAAACTTTGTAAATAATTACTACAAACCAGGTGAAGCCACAGACTTGTTTTACGCCTTAACTATGGATCATGAGGGTGTAGGTTTAGGCTCGCAAAAAGCATTTTTTAAGGGAAATATTATGCCTGGACATTTTGATTTAAAAAACCAGGAAGAAGGTAGGAGATCAATAATTTCGAATAACGAAATAGTGAATTACGAAACCTTTGTAGAGGAACCGTTCTTTCCGTCGTTCGTAGAAACCCAACCTGCAAAATTAGCTTATAAGTTAGTAGTTTCTGACGTAGGATCCAATTTACCATTAGATAACCATGACAAAAGAATCATAAAGGAAACTATAGAAGGAACTTATAAGTACAAAGGTAGTAAAAGTGGTATAGCCGGTATGATAGATACGGAAAAAGACGCTGAAGGTTGGGAAGATTATCCTGAGGAGCATCGAGGAGACGATTGGGATACAGATCATGATGGACTTCCCAATTGGTGGGAAAAAGCAAAAGGTTTAAATATTAATTCAAATCAAGGTGATTTTTCTGATGCTAATAATGATGAAAATGGTGATGGTTATACTGAGCTAGAAAACTATCTAAACTGGCTTGCAGAACCGCATTATATACTTCAAGCAAATGAAAAACTAGAGATTCCAATTAAGAATTTGTTCCAAGGTTTTATTAATTCTCCAGAGTATTCAATTTCTGGTAATTGTGCTACTTTGGAAAACAATGATACGCTTTCCTTTGAAAGTGGAGAAAATGGATTTAAGGAAATTGTAGTAAGTGTTAAGGATGATCATGGAGACACTATGAATAGAACGATCAATATTTATATTCAATAA
- a CDS encoding DUF5703 domain-containing protein translates to MKNILFVILFFVCSILQAQIPSLGDYNPVWTNQSTNSSESMPVGGGDIGMNVWVENGSIFAYFSRSGTFDEHNTFLKLGRLKLELEPNPFKESERFRQELKLRDGYIEISDSDTNIRIWIDVYNPVIHLEVESAERTKVTASYENWRHEDKEVKGKANNANSYKWAPQDTILTYADSINFNNDGIQFYHRNRDSTVFDVAVKQQGMEAVKNKMMNPLKNLTFGGFLHGENFKPSGVYYGKYQNTNFKGYSLESRKALKNQKLQVQLYTDQIQNIDHWKEDLSEAIKEYKGNVETAHSKSIKWWNAFWDRSFIYVQKKNSAVKDSVYQIGQNYQLFRYMLGCNAYGEYPTKFNGGLFTYDPVYIDSTYTFTPDFRNWGGGTMTAQNQRLVYFPMLKSGDFDMMPSQLKFYQRMMKNAELRSEVYWGHGGASFTEQIENYGLPNPSEYGWDRPKDYDQGLQYNAWLEHQWDTILEFCLMMLDQHYYIKKDISEYLPLVMSSLKFFDNHYQYLAGQRGSKKLDAQGKLVLYPGSAAETYKMAYNANSTIAALQVITKKLLSLPEEYLLENQKKYLSEFKERIPPISFRQINNQKVIAPAENWERINNTEVPQLYPVFPWGIYGLGKPDLGIAKNTFKLDPDVQNFRSHIGWKQDNIFAARLGFTAEAAKYTKLKLANSGRKFPAFWGPGFDWVPDHNWGGSGMIGLQEMLLQTAGNKILLFPSWPQEWNVHFKLHAVGNVIIEAKVENGVSEIIAVSPVDKRKDIINLYSFSAEEKQNLNVQQ, encoded by the coding sequence TTGAAAAATATATTATTTGTAATACTATTTTTTGTCTGTTCAATACTACAGGCGCAAATTCCTTCTTTAGGGGATTATAATCCTGTATGGACTAACCAGAGTACCAATAGTTCTGAATCTATGCCAGTAGGAGGTGGGGATATCGGTATGAATGTATGGGTTGAAAATGGCAGTATATTCGCATATTTTTCAAGAAGTGGAACTTTTGATGAGCACAATACATTTTTAAAACTCGGGCGATTAAAATTAGAATTGGAACCCAATCCTTTTAAAGAAAGTGAACGTTTTAGACAAGAGTTAAAACTTAGAGATGGTTATATTGAGATTAGTGATAGCGACACCAATATTAGAATTTGGATAGATGTTTATAATCCTGTAATTCATCTAGAAGTAGAAAGTGCTGAAAGAACTAAGGTAACAGCATCTTACGAAAATTGGCGTCACGAAGATAAAGAAGTAAAAGGAAAGGCAAATAATGCCAATTCTTATAAGTGGGCACCTCAAGATACCATTTTGACTTATGCCGATTCTATAAACTTTAATAACGATGGTATTCAATTTTATCATCGTAACCGTGATTCTACGGTGTTTGATGTTGCGGTGAAGCAACAAGGAATGGAAGCTGTTAAAAATAAGATGATGAACCCTTTAAAAAATCTCACATTCGGAGGTTTTCTGCATGGAGAAAATTTTAAACCATCAGGGGTTTATTATGGAAAATACCAAAATACTAATTTTAAAGGCTATAGTTTAGAGAGTAGAAAAGCTTTAAAAAATCAGAAGCTTCAAGTTCAACTTTATACAGATCAAATACAAAATATAGATCATTGGAAAGAAGATTTATCTGAAGCAATAAAAGAGTATAAAGGTAATGTAGAAACTGCACATTCTAAGTCTATAAAATGGTGGAACGCGTTTTGGGATCGTAGTTTTATATATGTTCAGAAGAAAAATTCTGCAGTAAAAGATTCAGTTTATCAAATTGGACAAAATTATCAACTTTTTCGGTATATGCTAGGTTGTAATGCCTATGGTGAATATCCAACTAAATTTAATGGCGGGCTTTTTACTTACGATCCAGTTTATATAGATTCAACTTATACTTTTACACCAGATTTTAGAAATTGGGGAGGAGGTACCATGACAGCACAAAATCAGCGTTTAGTTTACTTTCCTATGCTAAAAAGTGGTGATTTTGATATGATGCCTTCTCAACTTAAATTTTATCAGCGAATGATGAAAAACGCCGAACTGCGATCTGAAGTTTATTGGGGTCATGGAGGAGCATCATTTACCGAACAAATAGAGAATTATGGTTTACCTAATCCCTCTGAATATGGATGGGATAGGCCTAAAGATTATGATCAAGGATTGCAATATAATGCTTGGTTAGAGCACCAATGGGATACGATTTTAGAATTCTGTCTGATGATGTTGGATCAGCATTACTACATTAAAAAGGATATATCTGAATATCTGCCTTTGGTAATGAGCAGTTTAAAATTTTTCGACAATCATTATCAGTATCTTGCCGGACAGCGAGGAAGTAAAAAACTCGATGCTCAAGGTAAACTTGTGTTGTATCCGGGATCGGCTGCCGAGACTTACAAAATGGCTTATAATGCAAATTCTACTATTGCTGCTTTACAGGTTATAACAAAAAAGTTATTAAGTCTACCAGAAGAATATCTATTAGAAAATCAAAAGAAATATTTGTCGGAATTTAAAGAAAGAATACCGCCTATTAGTTTTCGACAAATAAATAATCAAAAAGTAATTGCACCAGCTGAGAATTGGGAGCGAATAAATAATACCGAAGTTCCTCAATTATACCCAGTATTTCCTTGGGGAATTTACGGATTAGGTAAGCCTGATCTAGGAATTGCAAAGAACACCTTTAAACTTGATCCTGATGTACAAAATTTTAGAAGTCATATTGGGTGGAAACAGGACAATATTTTTGCAGCCAGATTGGGATTTACTGCTGAAGCTGCTAAATATACGAAGCTAAAATTGGCCAATTCCGGTAGGAAATTTCCAGCATTTTGGGGTCCTGGATTTGACTGGGTTCCAGATCATAATTGGGGAGGATCAGGTATGATTGGACTTCAGGAAATGCTACTACAAACCGCCGGTAATAAGATTCTACTGTTTCCTTCCTGGCCGCAAGAATGGAATGTTCATTTTAAATTGCATGCTGTTGGTAATGTAATTATAGAAGCTAAAGTAGAAAATGGAGTTTCAGAAATAATAGCAGTAAGCCCTGTAGACAAGAGAAAAGATATTATTAATTTATATAGTTTTTCAGCAGAAGAAAAACAGAATCTAAATGTACAGCAATGA
- a CDS encoding sialate O-acetylesterase: MNLFRYILLSTFILLSIQANAQLKLPALFSDNMILQQETEVPIWGWGKNSSEYEVQTSWSDKSYSVKSDKQGKWKLKITTPKAGGPYTINVSNGNDSKTLQNVMIGEVWLCSGQSNMEMPLKGFPGQPVEGGNEEIISSKNSKIRLITIPRDSKIQPKHDFEGNWQEASPKYVGNFSATAWYFGSLLNDVLDIPVGLIHVSYGGSNVEAWMSKKMLEDFDSISIPKEVEDIGEPNRTATALYNGMLAPVINYGIKGTIWYQGESNYDRPFQYKHLFKKMVNAWREEWGQDEFPFYFAQIAPFDYSVFTPDTIVEKYNSAYLREAQLKASKEITNSGIAILTDVGEKDNIHPAQKRKGGQRLAYLALAKTYGLEGFEFESPELNAIEVKENSIIVSFNKVPNGITSHGQKVTGFELAGEDREFHKAKAEVRRKSVVLTSSEVKNPIAVRYLFDDFVEAQLWSNGGLPISSFRTDDW, translated from the coding sequence ATGAATTTATTTCGATATATACTTTTAAGTACATTTATTCTTCTTTCGATCCAAGCAAATGCCCAACTTAAACTACCGGCGCTATTTTCTGATAATATGATTCTTCAACAGGAAACTGAGGTGCCGATATGGGGTTGGGGCAAAAATAGCTCGGAATATGAAGTTCAAACTTCTTGGAGTGATAAATCCTATTCTGTAAAAAGTGATAAACAAGGGAAATGGAAGTTAAAGATAACTACGCCAAAAGCAGGAGGACCATATACCATAAATGTCAGCAACGGAAATGATAGCAAAACTCTTCAAAATGTTATGATTGGTGAAGTATGGTTATGTTCTGGACAATCTAATATGGAAATGCCGTTAAAAGGCTTTCCCGGGCAGCCGGTGGAAGGTGGTAATGAAGAAATTATTAGTTCAAAGAATAGTAAGATAAGACTGATTACCATCCCTAGAGATTCTAAAATTCAGCCAAAACATGATTTTGAGGGTAACTGGCAGGAAGCATCACCCAAATATGTAGGAAACTTTAGTGCTACCGCCTGGTATTTTGGTTCTCTGCTTAATGATGTTCTTGATATTCCTGTAGGACTAATTCATGTCTCTTACGGAGGATCGAATGTAGAAGCATGGATGAGTAAGAAAATGCTTGAAGATTTTGATAGTATATCGATTCCGAAAGAGGTGGAAGATATTGGCGAACCCAATAGAACTGCTACCGCGTTATACAATGGCATGCTTGCGCCCGTTATAAATTATGGAATAAAAGGAACAATTTGGTATCAGGGAGAATCGAATTACGATCGTCCATTTCAATACAAGCACCTATTTAAAAAAATGGTGAATGCTTGGAGAGAAGAATGGGGTCAGGACGAATTTCCATTCTATTTCGCACAAATTGCACCATTTGATTATAGTGTATTTACTCCTGATACAATTGTAGAAAAATATAATTCAGCGTATCTAAGGGAAGCTCAATTAAAGGCTTCTAAAGAGATCACAAATTCAGGTATTGCAATTTTGACAGATGTGGGTGAGAAAGACAATATCCATCCTGCTCAGAAGAGAAAAGGCGGTCAAAGATTGGCATATCTAGCTTTAGCTAAAACCTATGGTTTAGAAGGCTTTGAATTTGAAAGCCCCGAACTAAATGCGATAGAAGTCAAGGAGAATAGCATAATTGTTTCTTTTAATAAGGTTCCTAACGGAATTACTTCCCATGGTCAAAAAGTTACTGGTTTTGAGCTTGCTGGTGAGGATAGAGAATTTCATAAAGCTAAGGCAGAAGTAAGAAGAAAATCGGTTGTACTTACTTCTTCAGAAGTTAAAAATCCAATAGCAGTACGATATTTATTTGATGACTTTGTAGAAGCTCAACTATGGAGTAACGGTGGGTTACCAATTTCTTCGTTTAGAACTGATGACTGGTAA
- a CDS encoding bile acid:sodium symporter family protein translates to MKKNYWYALWIGITAIVLTLVVWVLGLVEFIHPLAVLGAIATAIGLGSLQTLKTYQYTAWILAAIVCGMLYPTAFLSWGDFDLRNPWLILVVVQLVMFGMGTQMSIKDFSGLRTMGKGVLIGLICQFTIMPIIGYLLTKVFVFEPEIAAGVILIGSCSSGLASNVMVYLAKANLTLSITLTAMATLVAPFMTPFLMKMLAGTYVEINFLDMCFQIIKIVIVPIGAALIFDGLRKDYGYFRNVVNSISIMSIIWLIAMIFGFWQYLSQYFSTQTMESIELSNFILGAILFGNIYYRLFKIIPNIQSFMPLISMSGIIYFTTVTTAASRDNLLAIGLFLLFASILHNSLGYILGYGLSRLLGMDKDSCRTVALEVGMQNGGMASGLAGVMGKLATLGLAAAVFSPWMNISGSLLANHWRKRKHSAD, encoded by the coding sequence ATGAAAAAAAATTACTGGTACGCCTTGTGGATAGGAATAACAGCTATTGTCCTGACTCTAGTAGTATGGGTATTAGGATTAGTTGAATTTATTCATCCTTTAGCCGTTCTGGGAGCAATTGCTACTGCTATAGGATTGGGCTCATTACAAACATTAAAAACCTATCAATATACGGCTTGGATACTGGCGGCTATTGTATGTGGAATGTTGTACCCTACCGCATTTTTAAGCTGGGGAGACTTTGATTTACGAAATCCTTGGCTCATTTTGGTCGTTGTGCAATTGGTTATGTTTGGAATGGGAACGCAGATGAGCATTAAAGACTTCTCAGGTTTACGAACGATGGGAAAGGGCGTTCTGATAGGACTTATTTGTCAATTTACCATTATGCCCATAATTGGTTATTTATTGACTAAAGTTTTTGTTTTTGAACCTGAAATTGCTGCAGGAGTAATTCTCATAGGTTCGTGCTCTAGCGGTTTGGCTTCGAATGTAATGGTATATCTTGCAAAAGCCAATCTTACCTTATCAATTACACTTACTGCTATGGCTACATTGGTCGCACCCTTTATGACACCTTTTTTGATGAAAATGCTTGCTGGTACCTATGTTGAGATAAACTTCCTGGACATGTGTTTTCAAATAATAAAAATCGTAATTGTACCTATAGGTGCAGCACTTATCTTTGATGGATTACGAAAAGATTATGGTTATTTTAGAAATGTTGTCAATAGTATTTCCATTATGTCAATCATATGGTTAATTGCAATGATTTTTGGTTTTTGGCAATACCTATCGCAGTATTTTTCAACTCAAACAATGGAATCAATTGAGTTATCTAACTTTATTCTAGGCGCTATATTATTCGGGAATATTTACTACCGTCTTTTTAAAATTATCCCTAATATTCAGAGCTTTATGCCTCTAATTTCAATGTCTGGTATTATTTATTTTACAACAGTAACTACGGCTGCCAGCAGGGACAACTTACTTGCAATAGGCTTATTTTTATTATTTGCCTCTATATTACACAATTCTTTAGGTTACATTTTAGGCTATGGTCTAAGCAGGTTATTAGGAATGGATAAGGATTCCTGCCGAACAGTAGCACTTGAAGTAGGGATGCAAAACGGAGGTATGGCTTCCGGACTTGCGGGTGTTATGGGAAAATTAGCTACTCTTGGTCTCGCTGCCGCAGTATTTAGTCCCTGGATGAATATTTCAGGTTCACTACTCGCAAATCACTGGAGGAAAAGAAAACATTCAGCAGATTGA
- a CDS encoding aspartate/glutamate racemase family protein, with translation MSKKLALIHTSATLVPIFQDLVDTYLKDKDIKVYNIVDDSLIKNTIERNELTPDTSRRVVNYIGSAEAAGADYIMVTCSSIGSAVESSEALTSVPVLRVDRPMADKAVAEGKKIGVVATLPTTLEPTSDLVRRRAQAAGKEIELTSKLCEGAFEALMDGRPEEHDRKVAAALKELAEKVDVILLAQASMARVVEQLDESDKKVPILASPPVAMEFLARTL, from the coding sequence ATGAGTAAGAAATTAGCATTGATCCATACATCGGCTACACTGGTACCGATATTTCAGGATCTTGTAGATACCTATTTGAAAGATAAGGATATTAAAGTTTATAATATTGTAGATGATAGTCTTATTAAAAATACAATTGAACGCAACGAATTAACGCCGGACACCTCACGTCGTGTCGTAAACTACATTGGATCTGCTGAAGCAGCCGGTGCCGATTATATCATGGTGACTTGTTCCTCGATTGGTTCTGCAGTAGAATCTTCAGAAGCCCTAACTTCCGTACCTGTACTTAGAGTAGATAGACCAATGGCGGATAAAGCGGTTGCAGAAGGTAAGAAAATTGGTGTTGTAGCAACACTTCCCACAACCCTAGAGCCAACAAGTGATTTGGTTCGGCGCCGAGCTCAGGCTGCCGGTAAAGAAATTGAATTGACTTCTAAATTATGTGAAGGCGCCTTCGAAGCGCTTATGGATGGAAGGCCGGAAGAGCATGATAGAAAAGTTGCTGCAGCCTTAAAAGAACTGGCTGAAAAAGTAGATGTAATTCTCCTGGCCCAGGCATCCATGGCTCGGGTGGTCGAACAACTTGATGAATCCGATAAAAAAGTACCTATTCTGGCGAGTCCGCCAGTGGCTATGGAATTTCTAGCCAGAACTCTCTAG
- a CDS encoding four-carbon acid sugar kinase family protein, producing the protein MSKSKKLLLVFYGDDFTGSTDALEFMTRAGAKTILFMEPPTIEELARFDDLDAIGIAGMTRSLDKAEMSKTLHRDFLKIADLNPRHVHYKVCSTFDSSPEIGNIGVAIKEGFKRFGNKYTPILIAAPHLGRYMAFGNLFAQMGIGSSGEIFRIDQHPSMSKHPVTPANKSDLRDHLALQCDYNSGLINLLDLVLPIKDLQQKLNQISKEKNVVFFDGIYEEQMKILGELLENSVENEKSLFTVGSSGVGKALGDFWQQSGKFSERTEWQELKESNPILVLSGSVSPVTEAQINYAIKNGFAEVAIEPEFLEGEINDFIKKYSEKIIQQLKGGTSVILHTSIGSEDARLEKTKKITENLGWDNLQSRRKLPQRFGELLGRTARKVLFKKKVQRLVIAGGDTSSYTAKELGINAVEMIAPLYKGAPLCVALAKDSPVDKMEINLKGGQVGSNAYFVNLQKGKLEL; encoded by the coding sequence ATGTCAAAATCTAAAAAGCTATTATTGGTTTTTTATGGTGATGATTTCACCGGTTCTACTGATGCGCTGGAATTTATGACCAGAGCTGGAGCTAAAACCATACTTTTTATGGAGCCGCCAACCATAGAAGAATTAGCAAGGTTTGATGATCTTGATGCCATAGGTATTGCTGGAATGACCCGTTCACTGGATAAAGCTGAAATGAGTAAAACATTACATAGAGATTTTCTGAAGATTGCTGATTTAAATCCTCGCCATGTTCATTATAAGGTCTGTTCCACCTTTGACAGTTCTCCTGAAATTGGGAATATTGGAGTTGCTATAAAAGAAGGTTTTAAGCGATTCGGCAACAAATACACACCTATTTTAATTGCGGCTCCACATCTTGGAAGATACATGGCCTTTGGAAATTTGTTTGCTCAAATGGGTATTGGAAGTTCAGGAGAGATTTTTAGAATAGATCAGCATCCATCAATGTCTAAACATCCTGTGACACCTGCAAATAAAAGCGACCTTCGTGATCACCTCGCTTTACAATGTGATTACAATTCTGGATTAATCAACCTTTTAGATCTGGTATTACCTATTAAAGATCTTCAGCAAAAGTTAAATCAAATTTCTAAAGAAAAAAACGTGGTTTTTTTTGATGGAATTTATGAGGAGCAAATGAAAATACTGGGAGAGCTTTTGGAAAATTCAGTTGAAAATGAGAAATCATTGTTTACCGTAGGTTCTTCAGGAGTAGGAAAGGCATTAGGTGATTTTTGGCAGCAAAGCGGTAAATTTTCAGAAAGAACAGAATGGCAAGAGTTAAAAGAAAGCAATCCAATTCTCGTGCTTTCAGGAAGTGTAAGCCCAGTAACTGAAGCTCAAATTAATTACGCTATAAAAAACGGTTTTGCTGAAGTTGCTATAGAACCCGAATTTTTAGAAGGTGAGATTAATGATTTTATAAAAAAGTATTCCGAAAAGATCATTCAACAACTAAAAGGTGGGACCAGTGTTATTTTGCATACCTCTATAGGTAGCGAAGACGCAAGACTCGAAAAAACCAAAAAAATAACTGAAAATTTGGGTTGGGATAATTTACAATCGAGAAGGAAACTGCCTCAGCGATTTGGAGAACTTCTGGGACGAACTGCAAGAAAAGTTTTGTTTAAAAAGAAAGTCCAAAGGTTGGTTATCGCAGGTGGGGATACTTCAAGTTATACCGCTAAAGAATTAGGAATTAACGCGGTAGAGATGATCGCGCCGCTTTATAAAGGAGCACCGTTATGTGTGGCTCTTGCGAAGGATTCTCCTGTTGATAAAATGGAAATCAACCTCAAAGGAGGTCAGGTAGGTAGCAACGCTTATTTCGTGAATTTACAGAAAGGGAAGCTAGAATTATAA
- a CDS encoding ribulose-bisphosphate carboxylase large subunit family protein: MDRIIAHYLIETPYNLSEAAAVLAGEQSSGTFVAVPGETKELKERFAARVENIEELEKVDRPSIPGDTHKSEFKRAKVSVSWSVENFQDNIPTLISTLQGNLYELRQFTGLKLDDFELPSWYTEKFRGPAFGAKGTKNLAGVKQELPMIGTIIKPSIGMAPEETSKLVRELIEAGIDFIKDDELMASSANSPFKNRVELVMKEINSFQQKSGKKVMYAFNISGDLETLKRNYDTVLENKGTSAMLSINSLGWAGVKAIADKGELSIHGHRNGWGMMNRHPLLGINFPAYAKLWRLAGVDQLHVNGIRNKFWESDESVIRSIKSCSSKFLDHEDLLPVVSSGQWGGQAFDTYKFTNTTDLLYMAGGGIMAHPSGPSGGVKALKQAWEGAVNGSTLVETAKEHKEFRQSVEKFGGK, encoded by the coding sequence ATGGACCGGATCATAGCGCATTATTTAATTGAAACTCCTTATAATTTATCAGAGGCCGCAGCTGTCTTGGCAGGAGAACAATCTAGTGGAACTTTCGTTGCTGTTCCAGGAGAAACCAAAGAGCTTAAAGAACGTTTTGCAGCAAGAGTAGAAAATATTGAAGAACTCGAGAAAGTTGATAGACCAAGTATTCCAGGTGATACTCATAAATCGGAATTCAAAAGAGCTAAAGTAAGTGTTTCTTGGTCTGTGGAAAATTTCCAGGATAATATACCCACATTAATATCTACATTGCAGGGAAATCTCTATGAATTAAGGCAGTTTACGGGTTTAAAACTAGACGACTTTGAATTGCCGAGCTGGTACACTGAGAAATTTCGAGGTCCCGCTTTCGGGGCAAAAGGAACTAAAAATCTAGCGGGCGTTAAACAGGAACTCCCGATGATTGGGACCATAATCAAGCCCAGTATCGGAATGGCTCCAGAAGAGACTTCTAAATTGGTGAGGGAACTCATCGAAGCTGGGATAGATTTTATTAAGGATGATGAACTCATGGCATCTTCTGCAAATTCCCCATTTAAAAATCGGGTAGAACTGGTCATGAAAGAAATCAATTCTTTTCAGCAGAAAAGTGGAAAGAAGGTAATGTACGCATTTAATATTTCTGGGGATTTAGAAACTTTAAAAAGAAATTACGATACGGTTCTTGAGAATAAAGGAACATCCGCTATGCTAAGTATAAATAGCCTAGGCTGGGCGGGAGTAAAAGCAATCGCTGATAAAGGTGAGTTATCTATACATGGCCACCGTAACGGTTGGGGAATGATGAACCGCCATCCATTACTCGGAATAAATTTTCCCGCTTATGCCAAATTATGGCGACTAGCGGGAGTAGATCAATTGCACGTTAACGGTATCCGAAATAAATTCTGGGAATCTGACGAATCGGTGATCAGATCTATAAAATCGTGTAGTTCAAAATTTTTAGACCATGAGGACTTACTTCCGGTGGTTTCCTCTGGCCAGTGGGGTGGGCAGGCGTTTGATACTTATAAATTTACAAATACTACAGACCTTCTTTATATGGCAGGTGGCGGCATTATGGCTCACCCATCTGGCCCATCTGGAGGTGTTAAAGCATTAAAACAAGCCTGGGAAGGTGCAGTTAATGGAAGTACTTTAGTAGAAACTGCTAAGGAGCATAAAGAATTTAGACAGTCAGTTGAAAAATTTGGAGGTAAGTAA